In a single window of the Mesoplodon densirostris isolate mMesDen1 chromosome 16, mMesDen1 primary haplotype, whole genome shotgun sequence genome:
- the LOC132476625 gene encoding putative olfactory receptor 1F12P: protein MYLLGAAGNLLIILAIGSDSHLHTPKDFFLSNLSLVDFCFISATVPKMLVNIQTQTQSISYGCCLAQIYFCLLLASMDNFLLTAMAYHLYTAICQPLHYPTMMSLPVCALMLGSSWHLANFHSLLHTLLMARLEFCASNIIPYSFCDLAPLLQLSCPNTQLNQLMILLEGGPEVLIPFLSILVSYIHIVSAVLQVPSAQGKPKAFSTCGSHLAVVILFYGTITGVYLSPSSSHAADKDSLASVM from the coding sequence ATGTACCTGCTCGGGGCAGCAGGGAACTTGCTCATCATCCTGGCCATTGGCTCAGACTCCCACCTCCACACGCCCAAGGACTTCTTCCTCAGCAACCTCTCCCTGGTAGATTTCTGCTTCATCTCTGCCACAGTCCCCAAGATGCTGGTGAACATCCAGACACAGACTCAGTccatttcctatggctgctgcCTAGCCCAGATCTACTTCTGCCTTTTGCTTGCCAGCATGGACAACTTCCTCCTGACGGCCATGGCTTATCACCTCTACACAGCGATCTGCCAGCCCCTGCACTACCCCACGATGATGAGTCTGCCAGTCTGTGCCCTGATGCTGGGGAGCTCCTGGCACCTCGCCAACTTCCATTCCCTGCTACACACCCTCCTCATGGCCCGGCTGGAGTTCTGTGCCAGCAACATCATCCCTTACTCCTTCTGTGACCTTGCTCCCCTGCTCCAGCTCTCCTGCCCCAACACCCAACTCAACCAACTCATGATTCTGCTGGAAGGGGGACCTGAGGTCCTCATCCCCTTCCTTAGCATTCTCGTCTCCTACATCCACATTGTGTCTGCTGTGCTACAGGTCCCATCTGCCCAGGGCAAACCAAAGGCCTTTTCCACCTGTGGCTCCCACCTTGCTGTGGTCATTCTCTTCTATGGGACCATCACAGGGGTCTACCTGAGTCCCTCATCCTCCCACGCAGCTGACAAGGATTCTCTGGCTTCAGTAATGTAG